The Polaribacter sp. HaHaR_3_91 genomic sequence TGTTGGTCTTTTGAAGGTTATAAAGACGGTTTAGGAAATTTAATAGGTGCTAAAATTTTTAACCGTTCTAGCCCAAAATTTGATTTGGAAAAGAACCCCGGAAATAAAGTGATTTCTGTTGATGAAGCAATTTTAATAGCTAATAGAGCTCTTGATTATAAAGGAGAGTTATCTGTAACTTTTCCTAGTAAAAAGAGTAACTACTATAGCTTTAGAAAAACCAATGAAGCTAACTTTTCTCCAGTAACATCAGATAGATTGTATGTTGCGTCTTCAGGAGAAGTTTTAGCAGTAGATTATTTTAAAGACAAACCTTTAAACGTACAATTTGCATCTTTAATAAAACCGATTCATACCGGAGATATTTATGGATTGTTTTCTAAAATAATTTATTTTTTAGTGTGTTTAATTGCTACAAGTTTACCCGTTACGGGAACTATTATTTGGATCAATAAATTAAAGAAAACTAAAAAGGTTAAGTAATAACTTGTCTTTTAAAATTGAAAGGAATACTGTTAATATGAATGGAACCTATAAAGTTGTTTCATTATTATCAGTATTTTGTTTTTTTAAATAAGCAGCAATAATACGCTGAATATCTCTATTATCTTTTTTAGGTTCTACAAAAAACTGGTAGTCTTCTGGGTTTTCTAATTGTTCAGCCTGATGGGTATCTACATAACCAAAACCTTTATAAATTCCGTCTAAAATTAAAGCAAAACCTACTTCGTTTTCCGTTCTACCTGTTTCTTTTATGACTAAGTTTTCTGCGCCAATACCTACCGATTTAATTGCTTCTTTTACACGTTTATTATAATCTTCTACCGATTCTTTGTTACAACAAACACCTTTACATTCTTTTAGTTGATAATGAAAACAACTGGCAACATTGGTTTGTAAGTGACAATATTTAGGGCACAATTCAAATTCTTTGCAAAGTGTTTCTAAATGATTTCTACATTCTGCAACAGTATAATATTTCATTATAGGGTTTGGAGTCAATTTTAACCGATTATAGGCTAAATGGATGATTCCTTTTTGGTCTTCATAAGAAAATAAACCAATAGCTTCACCAGCTCTTCTTTGTGCTCTGTTAAATTTTGGGTATCGGTGTTTTATTTCTGCAGATTCATGCAACAGTGCTAATAATTCACTTCCTGTTTTTGTAAAAGAAATGTCGGCAGTTTCCATACACATGGTTTGCTCTTTTTTCTTTTTATCATAAAAATGACTGATCACACGTTGCTTTATATTATTTGCTTTACCAACATAAATAATTTCTTTCTCTATGTTTTTAAAGTAATAAACGCCAAAAGTTTCGGGTAAATTATCGACAACTTTTTTGTTTAAAAGCGGAGGTAAGGTTGCTTGTCTAGATTTTGGATTTAAAAAAGAATTGATGGTAAAATTATCGTCTCTTTCTATCAATCTTCTAAACAATTCGGTAGTAGCTTCCGCATCTCCTTTTGCGCGGTGTCTGCCAATTATAGGAATGTTTTCATGAGTACAAATATTCCCTAAACTGTAAGAACTTAAACCAGGCATTATTTTTCTAGTTAACCGAACGGTACAGAGTTTTTTTCGTTTAAAATCAAAGCCTAAATTTTTGAATTCCTCCTGAATAATATTATAATCGAAGTTGACATTATGAGCCACAAAAATAGTGTCTTGCGTAATTTCTGTAACTTTTTTTGCAATTTCGTAAAACTTAGGTGCATTTCTAACCATAGCATTTGTAATACCTGTTAGATTGGTAATAAATGCGGGAATATTTTGCTCTGGGTTTACCAAAGAAGTAAACTCGTCTATGACTTTTTTACCGTCAAAAACAAAAATGGATATTTCAGTTATTTTAGAACCTTTGTATCCATTTCCTGTTGTTTCTATGTCAACGACTGTGTATAACAATTATTCGATTGTCTTTTTTAAGTCGGCAATAGTTTGTGTTGGGTTTTCAGAACCAAAAACAAAACTACCAGCTACTAAAACATTTGCTCCAGCTTCTATTAATGCATTTGCGTTATAAGAAGTAACGCCTCCGTCTATTTCTATTTGACATTCAGATTCTGTAAAATCGATTAAGTGTTTTAATTGACTTACTTTTTTATACGTGTTTTCTATAAATGATTGTCCGCCAAAACCAGGATTTACACTCATTATACAAACTACATCTAAATCTTCTATAATGTCTTCTAAAACGGCAATTGGTGTGTGCGGATTTAAAGCAACTCCGGCTTTCATTCCTGCAGCTTTTATAGCTTGTACCGTTCTGTGTAAATGTGTACAAGCTTCGTAATGTACAGTTAAAATGTCTGCACCTAAATCTGCAAATGTTTGTATGTACTGATCTGGATTTACAATCATTAAATGTACATCTATTGTTTTGGTAGCGTGTTTTGCAATTGCTTTTAAAACTGGCATTCCAAAAGAAATGTTTGGTACAAAAACGCCGTCCATAATATCAATATGAAACCAATCTGCTTCACTATTGTTTACCATTTCTACGTCTCTTTGTAAGTTAGCAAAATCTGCTGCTAAAATTGAAGGTGCAATTAAATTACTCATTGTTTTGTTGTTGTGTTGTGATTTTATTTTGCAAAGGTACTTAATTGATTAGTTGATGAAAGAATAAGAAAGTAATTTTTTAATAGGTGATTTGCAGGTGTTAGTTAGAGGGCTGCATAATCTGTATGTTTGTTTTATCTCTGTTTCTTTTCCATTGATGAATACTGAATGAAGTTCAGCACAAACTTCAACAAAAATCTAGACTGATTTTTAATTTTATAGAATTCTACTTTGTATTCCACTATCGCATCCAGACCACTGCGTTCTTTGGATGCTTGCCGTTCCTTACAATTTGAATTTCTATAAAAAAAAATAAAAGTAGGTCGATAACATGAAGTTATATGTTTTTTTAATAGATGATTTGTAGGTGTTAATCGGAGTAATAAATATCCGCTAGCGCGAGCGTCTCGCTCGTGCCAAAACCACCGATCATATTATTTTATCTTTTACAACTTAAACGGTACGAGCGAGACGCTCGCACCAGCATTGGGTAATCTTTGGATGCTTGCCATTTCTTGCAATTTGAATTTCTACAAAAAAAAATAAAAGTAGGTCGATAACATGAAGTTATATGTTTTTTTAATAGATGATTTGTAGGTGTTAATCGGAGTAATAAAATATCCGCTAGCGCGAGCGTCTCGCTCGTGCCAAAACCACCGATCATATTATTTTATCTTTTACAACTAATTTAAACGGTACGAGTGAGACGCTCTTACCTGCATTGCAAATACTATGCTTTCTATGTGTCTATGTGGTTAATTTTTTAAGTTCGGTAGAAGTTCCCGAAAATGTAAAATGTCTAATTAAAGTGTTTATCCGCTAGGGGGAGCGTGCCGCTAGTGCACTGCCACCAATTGTTGCCTTTTATAACTGATTTATGAGTTACGAGTGAGACGCTCTCACCAGCATTGGGCCTCTAGACCACTACGTTCTTTGGATGCTTGCCGTTCCTTACAATTTGTAATTTCTAGAAAAAAAAATAAAAGTAGGTCGATAACATGAAGTTATATATTTTTTTAATAGATGATTTGTAGGTGTTAATCGGAGTAATAAAATATCCGCTAGCGCGAGCGTCTCGCTCGTGCCAAAACCACCGATCATATTATTTTATCTTTTACAACTAATTTAAACGGTACGAGTGAGACGCTCTTACCTGCATTGCAAATACTATGCTTTCTATGTGTCTATGTGGTTAATTTTTTAAGTTTGGTAGAAGTTCCCGAAAATGTAAAATGTCTAATTAAAGTGATTATCCGCTAGGGCGAGAGTGCTGCTAGTGCACTGCCGCCAATTGTTGCCTTTTATAACTGATTTAAGAGGTACGAGCGAGGCGCTCGCACCAGCATTGGGTATTCCACTATCGCATCCAGACCACTGCGTTCTTTGGATGCTTGCCGTTCCTTACAATTTGAATTTCTAGAAAAAAAAATAAAAGTAGGTTAGTAGTATGAAGTTAGATGTTTATTTATGATAATAGTTTTAAACAAGTTTAGCCCCGATTGAAGTGGCATCCTTTTTTCTGTCAGTTCGAGTGAATTTTGAAGTATGAAAAATTTGTATTGAGAACAGAAGAAAAAAGATATAACGGAAAGCGGGAAATAGCTTCAAAAAAAATATAGCTTTATGTGATTCCTCCTTTGTGGAAATGACAAGGTTGTGTCTTGCAGTGAGGTGTATAAAAAAAAACTCTCGAAAATAAATTCGAGAGTTTTTAAGTTTTATAAAAATTAATGATTAACCTAAGTAAGTCATTAAAATTTTAGATCTAGAAGTGTGTTTTAATCTTCTAATTGCTTTTTCTTTAATTTGACGAACACGCTCACGAGTTAAATCGAAAGTTTCACCAATTTCTTCTAAAGTCATTGGTTGGTGCTCACCTAAACCGAAGTATAATTTTACAACATCTGCCTCACGTGGAGTTAATGTTTCTAAGGCTCTGTTAATTTCTATTCTTAAAGATTCGTGTAATAAAACTCTATCTGGGTTTGGAGACTCACCAGAGTTTAAAACGTCGTATAAGTTAGAATCTTCACCTTCAATTAATGGTGCATCCATAGATACGTGACGTCCAGAATTTTTCATAGATTCTTTAACGTCATTCACTGTCATGTCTAGTTTCTTAGCAATTTCTTCCGGACTTGGAGGTCTTTCATTTTCTTGCTCTAAGAAAGCATACATTTTGTTAATTTTATTGATAGAACCAATTTTATTTAACGGTAAACGTACAATTCTAGATTGCTCTGCTAATGCTTGTAAGATAGATTGACGAATCCACCAAACGGCATACGATATAAATTTAAAACCACGCGTTTCATCGAAACGTTTAGCAGCTTTAATTAAACCTAAGTTTCCTTCGTTAATTAAATCGGGTAAAGTTAATCCTTGATTTTGATATTGTTTTGCAACAGATACCACAAATCTTAAATTGGCTTTCGTTAATTTCTCTAAAGCTCTTTGGTCTCCTGCCTTAATAAGCTGTGCCAATTCTACTTCTTCATCTGCAGTAATTAAGTCTACTTTTCCTATTTCTTGTAAATATTTATCTAACGATGCGGTTTCTCTATTAGTAACCTGCTTGGTAATTTTAAGTTGTCTCATCTAATTCTCTATGACTTTTTAAAGGATTAATGTATTGCTACAATCTATTATACGTTGGTATTTAAGAAAATGTTACAAAAAGTTTCATTATTTTTTTTAAAGTATGTTTTTTACCATTCAACGACATAAAATTACCTGTTAACTTTTTTTTTTATTTAATAGTGACTTCTTTGATTTCTTTGTGTCAAAATAATAACTGAATTGAAAACAATAGACGTTAAAGCTTTAAGCGACGAGGAATTAATCTTTAAAATAGTAGCAACAAACAACACACAATTGTTTGCTGTTTTGTATGATCGATTTTCTAAAGTTGTTTATAACAAATGTTATGGTTTTTCTAAAAATAAGGAAGAAGCAGAAGATTTAACACATGATGTTTTTATCAGGTTATTTGTAAAATTAAAAACCTTTAAAGGTAACTCTAAGTTTTCTACTTGGTTATATTCTTTTACGTATAATTTCTGTGTAAATTATGTACAAAGGAATGATTTTAAGAAGAAAGAAAAAGTTACGGTTGTTACAGATAATATACAAGACGATGATCTTTCGCAAGAAATTGATGATTTAACTTTATTTGAGTTAAAATCAGAAAAATTAGCAAAAGCATTGTCTTTAATTGATCCAACAGAAAAGATGATTCTTTTAATGAAATATCAAGATGATATGTCAATTAAAGAAATTAAAGATTTTTTAAACATTGGTGAAAGCGCTGTTAAGATGAGAATTAAAAGAGCGAAACAAAAAGTTGTAAGAACGTATGAAGAGTTATAGTTATGAGCAATCCTTTTAAGAAAATTATACACCACCATAGTGTGCCTAAGGTTCTCAAAGAAAAAGTACTAAGCGATATTGGGATGATTAAATTTACTTTAGATATTGCTGATTTATTTTTAGTGAAATATCCAAATACAATTGGCGATTTTTTGAGTAATGATAGTAAGGCTAATCGAAAAAATTGAAAATAATGACCAACAAAATACTAGCAATAAATGCTAATATAGATTTTAGTTTTCTACAAAAACTTTGGGATAACTTTACGGACTTTTTGCCGCAGTTATTAAAAGGAATTATGTTTTTAATAATTGGATGGCTTTTAATAAAGTTATTGCTTTACATTATAAAAAAAGCATTGGGTTTTACCAAATTAGATAGCTTACCAGAAAAACTTCATGTAGATGAAATTTTTGGAGAATCATCTTTAAAAATTCAACCAACTAAAATAATTATTACTGCTATTAAATGGGTTTTAATTTTAGTTTTTATAATTGTAGGAGCAGAGCTTTTAGGCTTAAGAATGGTTTCTGAACAATTAAGTAATTTAATTGGGTATTTACCGAGGTTAATTAGTGCCTTAGTTATTTTTGCAATAGGTATTTATATTGCAAACATACTAAAGAAAACGTTGTTTGCGATGTTTAAGTCTTTAGAATTAACAGGAGGTAATTTAGTAGGTAATATTGCTTTTTATTTATTAGCAATAATAGTTACTGTTACTGCGTTAAACCAAGCGGGAGTTAATACAGATTTAATAACAAGTAACTTATCTATAATTCTCGGAGCAATTTTAGCTTCCTTTACCATTGCTTTTGGATTAGGTTCTAGAGATGTAATAAAAAGATTGTTATTTGGTTATTATACCAGAAAAAACATACAAGAAGGAGATAAAGTAAGTGTTAATGGCATAGAAGGTGTTGTTGGTATGATAGATAATATTTGTGTGGTGTTAATTACTGAAAAAGGAAAAGTAATTATTCCAATAAAAGAAATAGTAGATAATCAAATAGAAATATTTAATTGATTACTTTTAAATAATTGGTAGGATGTTGGGGGACAAACTACCAAATTTGTGAAATATCACAAAAAGAAAGAGACCGTTTTCACGGTCTCTTTTACTTTTATAAAAATCTCACAAGACTTTGCCTTGTAGGTTCTCGAATTGTAATTTCCGTAAAAAGGAAATTTAATATCTTGTTCTAAAAAAGCCCATTTATTTGAGCGTCTATTCTGTCTATTATATAGCCTAAGTCTTCTTGGTTGTCTACAAAATCTAAGTTATCTACATCAATTATTAGTAATTTCCCTTTTGTATAGGTAGATATCCAAGCTTCATAACGCTCGTTTAACCTACTTAAATAATCGATACTAATAGTGTTTTCATAATCTCTACCACGTTTATGAATTTGTCCTACTAAAGTAGAAATGTCTGCACGTAAATAAATTAATAAATCTGGAGGTGTAACCAAATTTTCCATCAACTCAAACAAAGAACTATAATTATTATAGTCTCTATTAGTCATTAGACCCATTGCATGTAAATTAGGTGCAAAAATATGTGCGTCTTCATAAATAGTTCTATCCTGAATGATATTTTCACCAGATTCTCTTAATTCTAAAATCTGACGAAAACGACTATTTAAAAAATAAACTTGTAAATTAAAAGACCAACGCTCCATTTCTGTATAAAAATCGTCTAAATACGGATTTTCATCAACAGACTCAAAATGAGGTTTCCATTTGTAATGTTTGGCTAATAATTTGGTTAGCGTGGTTTTACCTGCGCCTATATTTCCTGCAATTGCAACGTGCATAAATTAAATTCTAATAAGATTAAACAGAGTCGCAAAAATAGGTAAAATAATAAACAGAAAAGGCGAACAGGTTAATTTATAACTAAAATTTATAGTGCTTATCATTTAAAAAATCATCAAACTTTAAGAAATAAAGCTATTTTAAATTTTTCAATTAAACTTTCAGGTTTCTTTTGAGTCTTAATAAATGTAATTCTATTTATTTTATAGATCATTAAACTCAAACACATGAAATCATTATTTACATTCATTTTTACACTTGTATCAATTATTACTTTTGGGCAACAAGATTTTCAAGGGAAAGCTACCTATATGTCTAAAACTTCGGTAGACTTAGACAATTTTGCTCGAGGCGGAGAACAGCTTTCTGAAGCAAGAAAAAAACAGATTCAAGAAAGAATGAAATCTCAATTAGAAAAAACATTTATTTTAAACTTTGATAAAAGTTCATCTCTATATAAAGAAGATGAAAAATTGGCAGCACCAACAACAGGTGGAAGTGGAAGAGGACCAAGGTTTGGAGGTTTTTCTAGCGGAGGAACTAAGTATAAAAACACCAAAGATAAAGTGTCATTAGAAGCTACAGAATTTTTTGGAAAAAAGTTTTTAGTTTCTGATGAAATGGAGCAACCTCAATGGGAATTAGGGGCAGAAACCAAGCAGATTGGTAATTATCTTTGTTATAAAGCAACATTACTTAAAGATGCAAATCCTTTAGATTTTTCTAATTTTAGAAGACCAAGAGGAGGAGAGGAAACAGAAAAAAAAGAAGAAGCAAAAGAAGTAAAACAAGTATTGGTAACTGCATGGTATACGCCACAAGTGCCAGTTAGTAATGGTCCTGGAGAATACTGGGGTTTACCTGGTTTGATCTTAGAAATAAATGAAGGAACAACTACTATTTTATGTACAGAGATTGTTTTGAATCCTTCAGAAAAAGAAGCTATTGAAGCACCATCAAAAGGAAAAAAAATAACTAGAGAAAAATACACAGAAACTGTAACTAAAAAGATGGAAGAGTTAAGACAAAACTTTCAAAATAGAGGTAGAGGTGGTAATCGTGGGGGCGGACGTTCTTAAAAAAAAACTAAAATAATTAGAACTCAATTTTAAGTAATGAAAAAAATAATATTCTTAGCCATTTTTATGGTTACACTTTTTACAAACGCCCAAGTAAAACTAACAGGTGTTGTTAAAGATAGTATTGGTGAGCCTTTAGAGATGGCAAATGTTTTGGCTATAGATAAGGTAACTAATAAAATAGCATCCTACGGTTTTACAGATGAAAAAGGTTTTTATAAATTAAACGTAGAAAAAAATACCACTGTTTTATTAAAGATAAGTTATGTAGGTATGAAGTCTGCAGACTATACAATAGAAACAAAGTCCGATGCTATTGTTACCAATGTAATGTTGGCTTTTGACAATGCTTTAGATGGAATAAATATTGTTTCTAAAATGCCTGTTACGGTAAAAGGAGATACGATTGTTTACAATGCAGATTCTTTTCAAAATGGTACCGAAAGAAAACTAGAAGATGTACTAAAAAAATTACCTGGTGTAGAAATTAATGATGATGGAGAAATTGAAGTTGAAGGGAAAACGGTAGAAAAAATAATGATTGATGGTAAGGATTTCTTTGATGGAGATACAAAGCTAGCTACCAAAAATATTCCTTCTAATGCCTTAGATAAAATAGAGGTTTTAAGAAATTACGCAGATGTAAGTCAGCTTAGTGGGGTACAAAATAATGAAGATAGAGTTGCTATAAACATTAAACTTAAAGAAGGAAAAAAGAATTTCTGGTTTGGAGATATAACTGCTGGAGTAGGAAATGCACCAGATGAAACTTTGTATTTATTACAACCAAAATTATTTTATTACTCGCCAAAATATACTATTAATGTTATTGGTGATGTTAATAATATGGGAGAAGTTGTTTTAGATAGAGGAGATATTAGAAGTTTTAGTGGTGGTTTTAGGAGCCAAAGTCCGTCTAACGGAACAAATTTAAGTTTAGCAAGTGCTGGTATTGGTTTTCTAACTGCAAATGCTAGAAATGCGAATAGAATTGAAACAAAATTAACGGCTATGAATTTTAGTTATTCTCCAACTACAAAACTAGATTTAAGCGGATTCTTAATATTTTCTAGTAATAGCAACGGACAACAAAATAATGTAGATACAGATTATATAGATGCTGAGACTCCAGATGAATATACAGAGAGCAGAACAGATCAAACAAGTAATACAGGGTTGATTAAATTGAGCGCTGGATATAAGCAAAATGCAAGAAAGCAATTTAATTATGATTTAATTGGTCGTTTTACAAACGAATTTAGAAAAGATGATGTTGAGTCTAATGTTTTAGGTGATATTACAGAAGATGAAAAAGCAACACCTTATACAATTAACCAGAACTTTAGTTATTTTTACACAGCAAACGAAAAAAATATCTTTGCATTAGAAGCAAAGCATTTACTACAAGATGAAGATCCTTTTTATGTGGCTTCTTTAGATAAAGATAACTTTGTTGATGAAGCAGATAAGTTAGGTTTAAATGAAGAAACAGGTTCAAGTAATTTAATGTATACTTTAGAACAAGACAGACGTGTAAAATCGAATCAATTAGATGTAAAGTTAGATTACTATAATATTTTAAATGATAAGAGTAATTTAAACTTTGTAGTTGGTACCATACAAAGTAAGCAAAATTTTGATTCTAAGTTTTTTCAAATTTTAGATGATGGAAGCGAGTTTACTCCAACAGGAACTATTCCGGAAGATGATGCTAGATCATTTACAAATGATACAGAATATGGTTTTTCTGATATTTATGCAGGGTTAAGATATCGTTTAAAAGCAGGTATTTTTACCTTTACTCCGGGTTTTACAGTACACGCTTATAATGTTAAAAATACACAATACGAAACAGATATTTTTGAAGATCAATTTCAAAAATTCTTTCCAGAATTGTCAATAATAGCACAGTTTAAACAAAGTGAGTCTTTGCAATTTTCTTATAAACAAGAAGTTAATTTTACAGATGTTAATCAACTTGCAAGAGGTATTGTTGCCAATAGCTATAATTCTTTTTATTATGGTAATCACGAGTTAGACAATGCACATTTACATAATGTGAACTTAAATTATTCTAGCTTTAATTTATTTAATTACACAAACGTATTTGCTAGGCTTAATTATAAGAAAACAATAGATCAAATTAACTCAAATACAATTTTTGAACCAGGTTCTGTTGTTTCAAGGAGTACATCATTAAATTCACCTTTCGATAATGAGAGCTTTACGGGTTCTGCAAGATTAGGTAAAACTTTTAACAAGATTAAAACATCTTTAGGAGCTAATTATGGTTACAGTAAAACATTTCAGTCTTTAAATGATGAGTTTAATACTAATAAATTATTTTCTCAAAGTTACTCTGCAAGTGTAAGTACCAACTTTAACAAAGCACCAAATGTATCTTTAGGATATCGATTAAGTTTGTCTGACCAAGATAACAGTTCTAGAGATGCAATTATAAAAGGAGTTACTAATGCACCTTCTATTAGTTTTGACGCTTATGTTTGGAAATCGTTAACGATTCGTTCAGATTTTTCTTATAATGAAGTAAAACAAGATGGAGTGGTTGCAAATACTTTTCAGAGTTTAGATGCTTCTTTTTCCTACAGAAAAGATAAAGATGCAAAATGGGAGTATGAGTTAGTAGGAAGTAATCTTTTAGCTTCTGGTTCT encodes the following:
- a CDS encoding exonuclease domain-containing protein, coding for MLYTVVDIETTGNGYKGSKITEISIFVFDGKKVIDEFTSLVNPEQNIPAFITNLTGITNAMVRNAPKFYEIAKKVTEITQDTIFVAHNVNFDYNIIQEEFKNLGFDFKRKKLCTVRLTRKIMPGLSSYSLGNICTHENIPIIGRHRAKGDAEATTELFRRLIERDDNFTINSFLNPKSRQATLPPLLNKKVVDNLPETFGVYYFKNIEKEIIYVGKANNIKQRVISHFYDKKKKEQTMCMETADISFTKTGSELLALLHESAEIKHRYPKFNRAQRRAGEAIGLFSYEDQKGIIHLAYNRLKLTPNPIMKYYTVAECRNHLETLCKEFELCPKYCHLQTNVASCFHYQLKECKGVCCNKESVEDYNKRVKEAIKSVGIGAENLVIKETGRTENEVGFALILDGIYKGFGYVDTHQAEQLENPEDYQFFVEPKKDNRDIQRIIAAYLKKQNTDNNETTL
- a CDS encoding GLPGLI family protein, producing the protein MKSLFTFIFTLVSIITFGQQDFQGKATYMSKTSVDLDNFARGGEQLSEARKKQIQERMKSQLEKTFILNFDKSSSLYKEDEKLAAPTTGGSGRGPRFGGFSSGGTKYKNTKDKVSLEATEFFGKKFLVSDEMEQPQWELGAETKQIGNYLCYKATLLKDANPLDFSNFRRPRGGEETEKKEEAKEVKQVLVTAWYTPQVPVSNGPGEYWGLPGLILEINEGTTTILCTEIVLNPSEKEAIEAPSKGKKITREKYTETVTKKMEELRQNFQNRGRGGNRGGGRS
- a CDS encoding RNA polymerase sigma factor, with translation MKTIDVKALSDEELIFKIVATNNTQLFAVLYDRFSKVVYNKCYGFSKNKEEAEDLTHDVFIRLFVKLKTFKGNSKFSTWLYSFTYNFCVNYVQRNDFKKKEKVTVVTDNIQDDDLSQEIDDLTLFELKSEKLAKALSLIDPTEKMILLMKYQDDMSIKEIKDFLNIGESAVKMRIKRAKQKVVRTYEEL
- a CDS encoding small-conductance mechanosensitive channel gives rise to the protein MTNKILAINANIDFSFLQKLWDNFTDFLPQLLKGIMFLIIGWLLIKLLLYIIKKALGFTKLDSLPEKLHVDEIFGESSLKIQPTKIIITAIKWVLILVFIIVGAELLGLRMVSEQLSNLIGYLPRLISALVIFAIGIYIANILKKTLFAMFKSLELTGGNLVGNIAFYLLAIIVTVTALNQAGVNTDLITSNLSIILGAILASFTIAFGLGSRDVIKRLLFGYYTRKNIQEGDKVSVNGIEGVVGMIDNICVVLITEKGKVIIPIKEIVDNQIEIFN
- the rpe gene encoding ribulose-phosphate 3-epimerase translates to MSNLIAPSILAADFANLQRDVEMVNNSEADWFHIDIMDGVFVPNISFGMPVLKAIAKHATKTIDVHLMIVNPDQYIQTFADLGADILTVHYEACTHLHRTVQAIKAAGMKAGVALNPHTPIAVLEDIIEDLDVVCIMSVNPGFGGQSFIENTYKKVSQLKHLIDFTESECQIEIDGGVTSYNANALIEAGANVLVAGSFVFGSENPTQTIADLKKTIE
- a CDS encoding deoxynucleoside kinase, with the protein product MHVAIAGNIGAGKTTLTKLLAKHYKWKPHFESVDENPYLDDFYTEMERWSFNLQVYFLNSRFRQILELRESGENIIQDRTIYEDAHIFAPNLHAMGLMTNRDYNNYSSLFELMENLVTPPDLLIYLRADISTLVGQIHKRGRDYENTISIDYLSRLNERYEAWISTYTKGKLLIIDVDNLDFVDNQEDLGYIIDRIDAQINGLF
- a CDS encoding RNA polymerase sigma factor RpoD/SigA, which codes for MRQLKITKQVTNRETASLDKYLQEIGKVDLITADEEVELAQLIKAGDQRALEKLTKANLRFVVSVAKQYQNQGLTLPDLINEGNLGLIKAAKRFDETRGFKFISYAVWWIRQSILQALAEQSRIVRLPLNKIGSINKINKMYAFLEQENERPPSPEEIAKKLDMTVNDVKESMKNSGRHVSMDAPLIEGEDSNLYDVLNSGESPNPDRVLLHESLRIEINRALETLTPREADVVKLYFGLGEHQPMTLEEIGETFDLTRERVRQIKEKAIRRLKHTSRSKILMTYLG
- a CDS encoding outer membrane beta-barrel protein, producing MKKIIFLAIFMVTLFTNAQVKLTGVVKDSIGEPLEMANVLAIDKVTNKIASYGFTDEKGFYKLNVEKNTTVLLKISYVGMKSADYTIETKSDAIVTNVMLAFDNALDGINIVSKMPVTVKGDTIVYNADSFQNGTERKLEDVLKKLPGVEINDDGEIEVEGKTVEKIMIDGKDFFDGDTKLATKNIPSNALDKIEVLRNYADVSQLSGVQNNEDRVAINIKLKEGKKNFWFGDITAGVGNAPDETLYLLQPKLFYYSPKYTINVIGDVNNMGEVVLDRGDIRSFSGGFRSQSPSNGTNLSLASAGIGFLTANARNANRIETKLTAMNFSYSPTTKLDLSGFLIFSSNSNGQQNNVDTDYIDAETPDEYTESRTDQTSNTGLIKLSAGYKQNARKQFNYDLIGRFTNEFRKDDVESNVLGDITEDEKATPYTINQNFSYFYTANEKNIFALEAKHLLQDEDPFYVASLDKDNFVDEADKLGLNEETGSSNLMYTLEQDRRVKSNQLDVKLDYYNILNDKSNLNFVVGTIQSKQNFDSKFFQILDDGSEFTPTGTIPEDDARSFTNDTEYGFSDIYAGLRYRLKAGIFTFTPGFTVHAYNVKNTQYETDIFEDQFQKFFPELSIIAQFKQSESLQFSYKQEVNFTDVNQLARGIVANSYNSFYYGNHELDNAHLHNVNLNYSSFNLFNYTNVFARLNYKKTIDQINSNTIFEPGSVVSRSTSLNSPFDNESFTGSARLGKTFNKIKTSLGANYGYSKTFQSLNDEFNTNKLFSQSYSASVSTNFNKAPNVSLGYRLSLSDQDNSSRDAIIKGVTNAPSISFDAYVWKSLTIRSDFSYNEVKQDGVVANTFQSLDASFSYRKDKDAKWEYELVGSNLLASGSRASVNTSNIAFTINETFVLPRFISLRVKYQL